In the Girardinichthys multiradiatus isolate DD_20200921_A chromosome 4, DD_fGirMul_XY1, whole genome shotgun sequence genome, one interval contains:
- the glceb gene encoding D-glucuronyl C5-epimerase B isoform X1 has product MRCLAARVNYKTLIVICALFTLITVLLWNRCSSDISIRFLPRAAFVAPSAKISSSQQQPPQPPEPPPVVGVVGGLKFEEIDCLINDEATIKGRREGGEIYLPFSWVEKYFEVYGKVVQYDGYDRFEFQHSYSKVYAQREPYHPEGVFMSFEGYNVEVRDRVKCISGIEGVPLSTQWGPQGYFYAIQIAQYGLSHYSKNLTERAPHVEVYDTAEEKDSRVSTASWDVPKGCSLSRVYDKTRSTSVRQFSAPESSEGISLQLGNSKDFILSLDLKFTSNGSVSVVLETTEKGPPFTIHYMTSTQLIAFKDRDVTYGIGPRSSWSTLTRDLLTDLRKGVGLSNTKAVKATKIMPRRVVRLVLYGRGFVDNVTISTTAHMAAFFAASNWLARHQDERGGWPIMVTRKLGEGFRPLEPGWYSAMAQGQAMSTLVRAYLLTKNQAYLNAALRAVGPYKVPSAQHGVKAVFMNKYDWYEEYPTTPSSFVLNGFIYSLLGLYDVAETAGEILGREAGQLFSRGMDSLKAMLPLFDTGSGSIYDLRHYMLGTAPNLARWDYHTTHINQLQLLASIDNAPIFRDVVKRWKSYLKGIRAKHN; this is encoded by the exons ATGCGCTGCCTGGCTGCTCGGGTCAACTACAAGACCCTCATCGTTATCTGCGCCCTCTTCACGCTCATAACGGTGCTGTTATGGAACCGCTGCTCCAGTGACATCTCTATCCGTTTCCTGCCCCGGGCCGCCTTTGTGGCTCCAAGTGCAAAGATCAGCAGCAGCCAACAGCAACCTCCACAACCTCCAGAGCCCCCACCTGTTGTCGGTGTTGTTGGTGGACTCAAATTTGAAGAAATTGACTGCCTAATCAACGATGAGGCCACTATCAAAGGCAGGCGAGAGGGAGGGGAGATCTACCTGCCCTTTAGCTGGGTGGAAAAATACTTTGAAGTATACGGCAAAGTGGTGCAGTATGATGGCTATGATCGCTTTGAGTTCCAGCACAGCTACTCCAAGGTCTATGCCCAGCGTGAGCCCTACCACCCTGAAGGAGTCTTCATGTCCTTCGAAGGATACAACGTGGAGGTTCGCGACCGTGTTAAATGCATCAGTGGAATAGAAG GCGTGCCTCTCTCCACTCAGTGGGGCCCTCAGGGTTACTTCTATGCCATCCAGATAGCCCAGTACGGTTTGAGCCATTACAGCAAAAATCTGACGGAGCGTGCTCCCCACGTGGAGGTCTACGACACAGCCGAGGAGAAGGACAGCAGGGTCAGCACAGCATCCTGGGATGTGCCGAAAGGTTGCAGCCTGAGTCGTGTCTATGACAAGACAAGATCTACCTCTGTGCGTCAGTTCAGTGCTCCAG AGTCCTCAGAGGGCATCTCCCTGCAGCTGGGCAACTCGAAAGACTTCATCCTCAGCCTGGACTTGAAGTTTACCTCCAACGGTAGCGTGTCAGTGGTCCTAGAAACCACAGAGAAGGGGCCGCCCTTCACCATCCACTACATGACCAGCACGCAGCTCATCGCCTTCAAAGACCGTGATGTCACCTACGGCATCGGGCCTCGATCCTCCTGGAGCACGTTGACCAGAGACCTGCTGACCGACCTAAGGAAGGGAGTCGGGTTATCAAACACGAAGGCCGTCAAAGCCACAAAG ATCATGCCCAGACGGGTGGTCCGGTTAGTTCTGTATGGGCGTGGCTTTGTCGACAACGTCACCATCTCCACCACTGCCCACATGGCCGCCTTCTTCGCTGCCAGCAACTGGCTGGCGCGCCACCAGGACGAGCGAGGCGGATGGCCCATCATGGTCACCCGAAAACTCGGTGAGGGCTTCCGGCCCCTGGAGCCCGGCTGGTACTCGGCCATGGCTCAGGGCCAGGCTATGTCCACCCTGGTGAGAGCCTACCTCCTCACCAAGAACCAGGCTTACCTCAACGCCGCCCTCAGGGCGGTCGGACCTTACAAGGTGCCTTCAGCGCAGCACGGGGTCAAAGCCGTGTTCATGAACAAGTACGACTGGTACGAGGAGTACCCCACCACCCCCAGCTCGTTTGTCCTCAACGGCTTCATCTACTCACTGCTGGGACTTTACGACGTTGCTGAGACTGCAGGAGAGATTCTGGGCAGGGAGGCGGGGCAGCTGTTCAGCCGCGGCATGGACTCTCTAAAGGCCATGCTCCCCCTCTTCGACACAGGGTCCGGGAGCATCTACGACCTGCGTCACTACATGTTGGGCACGGCGCCCAACCTGGCCCGCTGGGACTATCACACCACGCACATTAACCAGCTGCAACTGCTGGCATCCATAGACAACGCTCCCATCTTCAGGGATGTGGTGAAGCGCTggaaaagctatttaaaagggATTCGTGCCAAGCACAACTAG
- the glceb gene encoding D-glucuronyl C5-epimerase B isoform X2: protein MPSLAEKCSRHLNEVYQLREGLEVLYFLLDACTSNLIKHGGPVAANDMVLQIITDGRKFTLHKKWILSLWNCSSRLWDLLFNNKTLFFHLKRGLWTTEQQLSAFYFFSGVPLSTQWGPQGYFYAIQIAQYGLSHYSKNLTERAPHVEVYDTAEEKDSRVSTASWDVPKGCSLSRVYDKTRSTSVRQFSAPESSEGISLQLGNSKDFILSLDLKFTSNGSVSVVLETTEKGPPFTIHYMTSTQLIAFKDRDVTYGIGPRSSWSTLTRDLLTDLRKGVGLSNTKAVKATKIMPRRVVRLVLYGRGFVDNVTISTTAHMAAFFAASNWLARHQDERGGWPIMVTRKLGEGFRPLEPGWYSAMAQGQAMSTLVRAYLLTKNQAYLNAALRAVGPYKVPSAQHGVKAVFMNKYDWYEEYPTTPSSFVLNGFIYSLLGLYDVAETAGEILGREAGQLFSRGMDSLKAMLPLFDTGSGSIYDLRHYMLGTAPNLARWDYHTTHINQLQLLASIDNAPIFRDVVKRWKSYLKGIRAKHN from the exons ATGCCAAGCCTTGCAGAAAAATGCAGCCGGCATCTGAATGAAGTGTATCAGCTGAGGGAAGGGCTTGAAGTGCTCTATTTCCTGCTAGATGCCTGCACTTCAAACCTAATAAAACATGGTGGACCAGTGGCTGCAAATGACATGGTTCTCCAAATCATCACGGATGGTAGAAAGTTCACACTTCATAAGAAGTGGATTCTGAGCCTGTGGAACTGTTCCTCCAGACTGTGGGaccttttatttaataataaaactcttttttttcatctgaaaagaggactctGGACTACTGAGCAACAGCtcagtgctttttattttttctctg GCGTGCCTCTCTCCACTCAGTGGGGCCCTCAGGGTTACTTCTATGCCATCCAGATAGCCCAGTACGGTTTGAGCCATTACAGCAAAAATCTGACGGAGCGTGCTCCCCACGTGGAGGTCTACGACACAGCCGAGGAGAAGGACAGCAGGGTCAGCACAGCATCCTGGGATGTGCCGAAAGGTTGCAGCCTGAGTCGTGTCTATGACAAGACAAGATCTACCTCTGTGCGTCAGTTCAGTGCTCCAG AGTCCTCAGAGGGCATCTCCCTGCAGCTGGGCAACTCGAAAGACTTCATCCTCAGCCTGGACTTGAAGTTTACCTCCAACGGTAGCGTGTCAGTGGTCCTAGAAACCACAGAGAAGGGGCCGCCCTTCACCATCCACTACATGACCAGCACGCAGCTCATCGCCTTCAAAGACCGTGATGTCACCTACGGCATCGGGCCTCGATCCTCCTGGAGCACGTTGACCAGAGACCTGCTGACCGACCTAAGGAAGGGAGTCGGGTTATCAAACACGAAGGCCGTCAAAGCCACAAAG ATCATGCCCAGACGGGTGGTCCGGTTAGTTCTGTATGGGCGTGGCTTTGTCGACAACGTCACCATCTCCACCACTGCCCACATGGCCGCCTTCTTCGCTGCCAGCAACTGGCTGGCGCGCCACCAGGACGAGCGAGGCGGATGGCCCATCATGGTCACCCGAAAACTCGGTGAGGGCTTCCGGCCCCTGGAGCCCGGCTGGTACTCGGCCATGGCTCAGGGCCAGGCTATGTCCACCCTGGTGAGAGCCTACCTCCTCACCAAGAACCAGGCTTACCTCAACGCCGCCCTCAGGGCGGTCGGACCTTACAAGGTGCCTTCAGCGCAGCACGGGGTCAAAGCCGTGTTCATGAACAAGTACGACTGGTACGAGGAGTACCCCACCACCCCCAGCTCGTTTGTCCTCAACGGCTTCATCTACTCACTGCTGGGACTTTACGACGTTGCTGAGACTGCAGGAGAGATTCTGGGCAGGGAGGCGGGGCAGCTGTTCAGCCGCGGCATGGACTCTCTAAAGGCCATGCTCCCCCTCTTCGACACAGGGTCCGGGAGCATCTACGACCTGCGTCACTACATGTTGGGCACGGCGCCCAACCTGGCCCGCTGGGACTATCACACCACGCACATTAACCAGCTGCAACTGCTGGCATCCATAGACAACGCTCCCATCTTCAGGGATGTGGTGAAGCGCTggaaaagctatttaaaagggATTCGTGCCAAGCACAACTAG